The following are from one region of the Lytechinus variegatus isolate NC3 chromosome 4, Lvar_3.0, whole genome shotgun sequence genome:
- the LOC121413493 gene encoding protein DGCR6-like, giving the protein MDPRDAGQESFQEGAYMISEVDIKRQKQERHYTMLSQLQDMARQIPMNFQQRLPYTTISNLALSLLDGTVFEIVQHLSEIQQMMERKLMEQRARLHSSHKSQKYQMQKKHQVAIQDSQSRPHNIPRIKATNEKEKEALDKKIFEEAKRMDERILIELDTCAAEQQTTLEKAGVPGFRRTHDSTECKLQMYILEFITKLHRMEMAETGS; this is encoded by the exons ATGGACCCCAGGGATGCAGGGCAGGAGAGTTTTCAAGAAGGGGCTTATATGATATCAGAAGTGGATATCAAAAGACAGAAGCAAGAACGTCATTATACTATGCTAAGTCAGCTACAGGACATGGCTCGGCAGATTCCTAT GAATTTTCAGCAGCGACTTCCCTACACGACCATATCTAACCTTGCTTTATCTCTGCTGGATGGAACTGTCTTTGAGATTGTCCAACATCTCTCTGAGATACAACAGATGATGGAGAGAAAACTAATGGAACAGAGAGCAAGACTCCATAGTAGTCACAAAT CCCAGAAATACCAGATGCAGAAGAAACACCAGGTAGCCATTCAAGATTCTCAGAGCAGACCACATAATATTCCACGTATCAAGGCCActaatgagaaagaaaaagag GCACTGgataagaaaatatttgaagaaGCAAAGAGAATGGATGAGAGAATCTTGATAGAGCTGGACACCTGTGCTGCAGAACAACAGACAACACTGGAGAAAGCTGGTGTTCCTGGTTTCAGACGAACTCATGACTCTACAGAATGTAAACTGCAGATGTACATTCTAGAATTTATTACCAAGCTCCACAGGATGGAAATGGCAGAGACTGGCAGCTAG